In Deltaproteobacteria bacterium, a single genomic region encodes these proteins:
- a CDS encoding SGNH/GDSL hydrolase family protein, with translation MAKPLVITMHLPTTFRPRSLLLRPWPAALALALALTSACGDDGSAEGSADDSTTDAGTTGSASATSATGMATTATDATGMSASAADSSGGMDGSTTDATDTDTGSPGVACIDMQYVAGVSPVADYSMFDVPLGSHCQGTNQQDITDIERIVFLGDSVTVGTPPTTATQFYRSILANALATQFELEPPSTQWEGVSIGGTTNVMESGAFASCAVWGARNDDLEGQLSNCFAPEDLTQRTLVIYTMGGNDGAAIAKDYLDGTPLADLLAEVEAMVAEHEAAVKWLVEDPDKFPNGVFVVNANVYEFTDVTFDFLSCPTAGLAGFNSSAKMPDVLQGSLKHINEEYMRIAQENGTDVVFMSEGFCGHGFHAGDPASQCYRGPDNATWFDLTCIHPTPEGHAALADMFLNTIAE, from the coding sequence GTGGCCAAGCCTTTGGTGATCACGATGCACTTGCCGACCACGTTCCGCCCCCGCTCGCTCCTGCTTCGCCCGTGGCCGGCCGCGCTCGCGCTCGCGCTCGCGCTCACGAGCGCCTGTGGCGACGACGGCAGCGCCGAGGGCAGCGCCGACGACTCGACCACCGATGCGGGCACGACGGGCTCGGCGAGCGCGACGAGTGCGACGGGTATGGCCACGACGGCGACCGATGCGACCGGCATGAGCGCGAGCGCAGCCGACAGCTCGGGCGGCATGGACGGCTCGACCACCGACGCAACCGACACCGACACCGGCTCGCCGGGCGTTGCGTGCATCGACATGCAGTATGTCGCGGGCGTCTCGCCGGTCGCCGATTACTCGATGTTCGACGTGCCGCTCGGCTCGCACTGCCAAGGCACCAACCAGCAGGACATCACCGACATCGAGCGCATCGTCTTCCTCGGCGACTCGGTGACGGTGGGCACGCCGCCGACCACGGCGACGCAGTTCTACCGCTCGATCCTCGCCAACGCCCTGGCGACCCAGTTCGAGCTGGAGCCGCCGTCGACGCAGTGGGAAGGCGTCAGCATCGGCGGCACCACGAACGTGATGGAGAGCGGTGCGTTCGCGTCGTGCGCGGTGTGGGGCGCCCGCAACGACGACCTCGAGGGCCAGCTGTCGAACTGCTTCGCGCCCGAGGACCTCACGCAGCGCACGCTGGTGATCTACACGATGGGCGGCAACGACGGCGCCGCGATCGCGAAGGACTATCTCGACGGCACCCCGCTGGCCGACCTGCTGGCCGAGGTCGAGGCGATGGTGGCCGAGCACGAGGCCGCGGTGAAGTGGCTGGTCGAGGATCCCGACAAGTTCCCCAACGGCGTGTTCGTCGTGAACGCCAACGTCTACGAGTTCACCGACGTGACGTTCGACTTCCTCAGCTGCCCGACGGCGGGCCTGGCGGGCTTCAACTCGAGCGCGAAGATGCCCGATGTGCTGCAGGGCTCGCTCAAGCACATCAACGAGGAGTACATGCGCATCGCGCAGGAGAACGGTACCGACGTCGTGTTCATGTCGGAGGGCTTCTGTGGCCACGGCTTCCACGCCGGCGATCCCGCGAGCCAGTGCTACCGCGGGCCCGACAACGCGACATGGTTCGACCTCACCTGCATCCATCCCACGCCGGAAGGGCACGCGGCGCTGGCCGACATGTTCTTGAACACGATCGCGGAGTGA
- a CDS encoding 3-keto-5-aminohexanoate cleavage protein: MDKAIITCAVTGVLTDPKQHPVPVTAEQMAASSKQAFDAGAAIVHLHFRRQEPGMGHLPTWDPEVCAAICDAVRAACPGIIINMSTGVMGPDIDAPVAAMRRIRPEIAACNAGTLNYLKTRSDGSWAWPPLVFDNPVAKVKAFLDAMAELGTMPEFECFDTGILRSVGLFVENGMAKHPHCNFVMGVASGMAAEPDLLPLLQRWLPPGASWEVTAIGRADVWPLHQRAAELGGSLRTGLEDTFYLPDGGKARGNGELVEAIAKCAANAGRSIASPAEARAMLELA; the protein is encoded by the coding sequence ATGGACAAGGCCATCATCACGTGCGCCGTCACCGGCGTGCTCACCGATCCCAAGCAGCACCCCGTGCCGGTCACCGCCGAGCAGATGGCGGCGTCGAGCAAGCAGGCGTTCGACGCCGGCGCCGCGATCGTGCACCTGCACTTTCGCCGACAGGAGCCGGGCATGGGGCACCTGCCGACCTGGGACCCCGAGGTCTGCGCCGCGATCTGCGACGCGGTGCGTGCGGCGTGCCCCGGGATCATCATCAACATGAGCACCGGCGTGATGGGCCCCGACATCGACGCGCCGGTCGCTGCCATGCGTCGCATCCGCCCGGAGATCGCGGCCTGCAACGCCGGCACCCTCAACTACCTCAAGACCCGCAGCGACGGCTCGTGGGCGTGGCCGCCGCTGGTGTTCGACAACCCCGTGGCGAAGGTGAAGGCGTTCCTCGACGCGATGGCCGAGCTCGGTACGATGCCGGAGTTCGAGTGCTTCGACACCGGCATCCTGCGCTCGGTGGGGCTGTTCGTGGAGAACGGCATGGCCAAGCATCCCCACTGCAACTTCGTGATGGGGGTCGCCTCCGGCATGGCCGCCGAGCCCGATCTCCTGCCGCTGCTGCAGCGTTGGCTGCCGCCGGGCGCGAGCTGGGAGGTGACGGCGATCGGTCGCGCCGACGTGTGGCCGCTGCACCAGCGCGCGGCCGAGCTCGGCGGCTCGCTGCGCACCGGGCTCGAGGACACCTTCTATCTGCCCGACGGCGGCAAGGCGCGGGGCAACGGCGAGCTGGTCGAGGCGATCGCGAAGTGTGCCGCGAACGCGGGGCGCAGCATCGCGAGCCCGGCCGAGGCCCGCGCGATGCTGGAGCTCGCGTAG
- the cas5u6u gene encoding type I-U CRISPR-associated protein Cas5/Cas6, with translation MIALELRFLAGRFHGNGWYHAHNEGIPEWPPSPWRVLRALVSAAYAGDVAPAKAEPLFEKLRALPRYRLPRAVDAHTRHYMPDIDDAGHKRAKVFDAFVAIEGGARDPRPVTMAWAVELTSSERSLLESLCARTTYLGRAESWADLRVVDVGGDDWDCWPHEQLDRAGATNLLAVATAEELEALCAERPKPKKGPDIPRRLWDVLTFDGARYRSEGWSRVPGTRLVRYVFERAPFDRAVTPAVARRPRTRPNVARFAIRSAVLPRLEHALAVTERLRASAMSRSRDLTGDARPVFSGHGHEPSNHGHAMFLACSDDPGNAARGVIDHLLIAARAGFDDHDVLALQQIRRLWGRGGHDLELVLVGLGSAADLGGREPPRTAVLATGRVWESVTPFVPTRHPKRVRGQWRESIEQQIRRACIQFVGVEPSEVTEIGERDRWARFHRRRHSGGGRRGPDRGYGVRLVFDTPQQGPIALGYGAHFGLGLFRAVADADIATGEKPTHGPAGRVHDI, from the coding sequence GTGATTGCGCTCGAGCTGCGCTTTCTCGCCGGTCGCTTCCACGGCAACGGCTGGTACCACGCCCACAACGAGGGCATCCCGGAGTGGCCGCCGTCGCCCTGGCGTGTGCTCCGGGCGCTCGTCAGTGCGGCCTATGCCGGCGACGTCGCGCCCGCAAAGGCCGAGCCCCTGTTCGAGAAGCTGCGGGCCCTGCCGCGCTATCGTCTGCCGCGGGCCGTCGATGCCCACACGCGACACTACATGCCGGACATCGACGACGCGGGCCACAAGCGCGCCAAGGTATTCGATGCCTTCGTCGCGATCGAAGGCGGTGCGCGAGACCCTCGACCGGTGACGATGGCGTGGGCGGTCGAGCTCACGTCGTCCGAACGCAGCCTGCTCGAGAGCCTCTGTGCCCGGACCACCTATCTCGGGCGCGCCGAATCGTGGGCCGATCTGCGGGTGGTCGACGTGGGCGGCGACGATTGGGACTGCTGGCCGCACGAGCAGCTCGATCGCGCGGGCGCAACCAACCTGCTGGCGGTCGCCACGGCCGAAGAGCTCGAGGCGCTTTGTGCAGAGCGGCCCAAGCCGAAGAAGGGGCCGGACATCCCGCGCCGACTGTGGGACGTGCTGACCTTCGACGGCGCCCGCTATCGCAGCGAGGGCTGGTCGCGCGTACCCGGCACCCGCCTGGTGCGCTACGTGTTCGAGCGCGCGCCGTTCGATCGGGCGGTCACGCCGGCCGTCGCCCGTCGCCCGCGCACGCGCCCCAACGTGGCTCGCTTCGCAATCCGATCGGCCGTGCTGCCTCGGCTCGAGCACGCGCTCGCGGTCACGGAGCGCCTGCGTGCGTCGGCGATGTCACGCTCACGCGATCTCACCGGTGACGCGCGCCCGGTGTTCTCGGGCCACGGGCACGAGCCATCGAACCACGGCCACGCGATGTTCCTCGCGTGCAGCGACGATCCCGGCAACGCTGCGCGCGGCGTGATCGACCACCTGCTGATCGCAGCCCGCGCTGGCTTCGACGACCACGACGTGTTGGCGCTGCAACAGATCCGCCGGCTCTGGGGCCGCGGCGGTCACGACCTCGAGCTGGTCCTTGTCGGCCTCGGTAGCGCCGCGGATCTCGGCGGGCGGGAGCCCCCGCGCACTGCCGTGCTCGCAACCGGACGCGTGTGGGAGAGCGTCACGCCGTTCGTCCCGACGCGGCATCCCAAGCGGGTCCGCGGGCAGTGGCGCGAGTCGATCGAGCAGCAGATCCGACGCGCGTGCATCCAATTCGTAGGAGTCGAGCCCAGCGAAGTCACCGAGATCGGCGAGCGCGACCGCTGGGCGCGATTCCACCGCCGTCGCCACAGCGGTGGCGGCCGGCGTGGGCCCGATCGTGGCTACGGCGTCAGGCTGGTGTTCGACACTCCACAGCAGGGCCCGATCGCGCTCGGGTACGGGGCCCACTTCGGCCTCGGGCTCTTTCGCGCCGTCGCAGACGCAGACATCGCCACCGGCGAGAAGCCGACTCATGGCCCTGCCGGCCGAGTGCACGACATCTAG
- the cas7u gene encoding type I-U CRISPR-associated protein Cas7: MTTFDLPAGPRLLLQVELTPVQGTRFQPTGFPDVGAGVYTLPNGDEQLLLESAQSVANRLEAACWDEARNELYTPLEGLPYVRVNAADGSLLTTSIQEAHRLNSVYIEKSDFANQLVEAIAFDEKKPLDRHKLITALARFDIGCLLHGVFLESIAGVLRVPRAISGFIEADRVGRVTTGGVKNDRVQPGKDEESGRTATEGFGNVPFHRTEFVAERITAYFNLDLEQLRGYRLGDAMQRLLLALGLFKVRKFLETGLRLRTACDLAAGALEVKAPTGFVVPELAAIEAALPELIKAASEHFASPPVSIATFTSGEKKATRGKR, translated from the coding sequence ATGACCACCTTCGATCTTCCCGCCGGACCGCGCCTGCTCCTGCAGGTCGAACTCACCCCCGTGCAAGGCACACGCTTCCAACCGACCGGCTTCCCCGACGTCGGCGCGGGCGTGTACACGCTGCCCAACGGCGACGAACAGCTGCTGCTCGAATCGGCGCAGAGCGTGGCAAATCGGCTCGAGGCTGCGTGCTGGGACGAGGCCCGCAACGAACTGTATACGCCGCTCGAGGGGCTGCCGTACGTGCGCGTGAACGCGGCCGATGGCAGCCTGCTGACCACGTCGATCCAGGAGGCGCACCGCCTGAACTCGGTCTATATCGAGAAGTCGGATTTCGCCAATCAGCTGGTCGAAGCCATCGCGTTCGACGAGAAGAAGCCACTCGACCGCCACAAACTCATCACCGCGCTCGCACGATTCGACATCGGCTGCCTCTTGCACGGGGTCTTCCTCGAGAGCATCGCCGGGGTCCTGCGCGTGCCACGAGCAATCTCTGGATTCATCGAGGCCGACCGCGTGGGCCGCGTGACGACCGGTGGTGTGAAGAACGATCGCGTGCAACCGGGCAAGGACGAGGAGAGCGGTCGCACGGCGACCGAGGGCTTCGGCAACGTTCCCTTCCACCGCACGGAGTTCGTGGCCGAGCGCATCACCGCGTACTTCAACCTCGATCTCGAGCAGCTGCGCGGCTACCGACTGGGCGACGCGATGCAGCGCCTGCTGCTCGCGCTGGGGTTGTTCAAGGTGCGCAAGTTCCTCGAGACCGGCCTGCGCCTGCGCACCGCGTGCGACCTCGCGGCAGGCGCCCTCGAGGTCAAGGCGCCGACCGGCTTCGTGGTGCCCGAACTCGCGGCGATCGAAGCCGCGCTGCCCGAGCTCATCAAGGCGGCCAGCGAGCACTTCGCGAGCCCACCGGTCAGCATCGCGACGTTCACGTCCGGTGAGAAGAAGGCGACGAGGGGGAAGCGGTAG
- a CDS encoding protein kinase gives MFEQTIFGPPLPSAVAPSPASVPTRDVDVPVGPQRDGDGPRLVPGERVPGTRYRLCRWLGDGGMGVVYEAEQVDLERRVALKILRSQIADCDEQRERLRREAALTTKIASPYVVQVLDFGVLPDSRVFYTMELLAGAPLSREIDAGAIAPARSIGLLRQMCAGLAAAHQAGIIHCDVKPENVIVVADRRHGRDCVKLLDFGIAGTLHDLHTRRKAGTPGYMAPEQIEGTSFDARIDIYALGCTAYEMLSGRPPFQRETPLEIVRAHLEADPRPLTELAVDVPPALAAVVMRCIAKQPDDRYASMAELEAALCEAKIAAGLRTAWDDLPLPEIDATRRGQLEARMPRARANPMLRHHRVVAMVSAAVASLSLVLWLSSSVVGAADHERVEQAVASIHASAQRGAFEHPGGAEAGDTADASVVTLAPMQGPAPELARATASDMGPQLADDLVAPDDRAREVSEVVAAKPSLLTRQGHDGRDTTDHAGGRVRAQQGRLASSAAAAPAITTSSDSPADVAPSKPSRIDRSRARALVRTARRALAAGERERASEGFERALALDPRSAPAMLGLSEIRFDAGDHARALHYARRASQLAPSDAAVLVQLGDCYFKVLDREAARRAYQRADGLGHRGAAERLRRLEGSR, from the coding sequence ATGTTCGAGCAAACCATCTTTGGCCCGCCACTCCCCAGCGCCGTCGCGCCCTCGCCGGCATCGGTGCCCACCCGCGACGTCGATGTCCCCGTAGGGCCGCAGCGCGATGGCGACGGCCCGCGCCTGGTGCCCGGCGAGCGGGTGCCGGGCACGCGCTACCGCCTGTGTCGCTGGCTCGGCGACGGTGGCATGGGCGTGGTCTACGAGGCCGAGCAAGTCGACCTCGAGCGCCGCGTCGCGCTCAAGATCCTTCGTTCGCAGATCGCCGACTGCGACGAGCAGCGCGAACGACTGCGCCGCGAGGCCGCGCTCACCACCAAGATCGCGTCGCCCTACGTGGTGCAGGTGCTCGACTTCGGCGTGCTGCCCGACTCGCGGGTGTTCTATACGATGGAGCTGCTCGCCGGCGCGCCGCTGTCGCGGGAGATCGATGCCGGCGCGATCGCACCGGCGCGCAGCATTGGATTGCTGCGGCAGATGTGTGCCGGGCTCGCGGCTGCGCACCAGGCCGGCATCATCCACTGCGACGTCAAGCCGGAGAACGTCATCGTCGTCGCCGATCGCCGCCACGGCCGTGACTGCGTGAAGCTGCTCGACTTCGGCATCGCGGGCACCCTCCACGACCTGCACACCCGCCGCAAGGCCGGCACCCCCGGCTACATGGCACCCGAGCAGATCGAGGGCACCTCGTTCGATGCGCGCATCGACATCTACGCCCTCGGCTGCACCGCCTACGAGATGCTGAGTGGCCGCCCGCCGTTCCAGCGCGAGACCCCGCTCGAGATCGTCCGCGCACACCTCGAGGCCGACCCACGCCCGCTCACCGAGCTCGCGGTCGACGTGCCGCCGGCACTGGCGGCGGTGGTGATGCGCTGCATCGCCAAGCAGCCCGACGATCGCTACGCGTCGATGGCCGAGCTCGAGGCCGCGCTGTGCGAGGCCAAGATCGCCGCCGGCCTGCGCACCGCGTGGGACGATCTGCCGCTGCCCGAGATCGATGCGACCCGCCGCGGGCAGCTCGAGGCCCGCATGCCGCGGGCGCGCGCCAACCCGATGCTGCGACACCATCGCGTCGTCGCGATGGTGTCGGCAGCCGTGGCATCGCTCAGCCTCGTGCTGTGGCTGTCGTCGTCGGTGGTCGGTGCCGCGGACCACGAGCGCGTCGAGCAGGCGGTCGCCAGCATCCATGCCTCCGCCCAGCGCGGCGCGTTCGAGCACCCGGGCGGCGCGGAGGCCGGCGACACCGCCGACGCCTCGGTGGTCACGCTCGCGCCGATGCAGGGGCCGGCCCCCGAGCTCGCGCGCGCGACTGCGTCGGACATGGGACCGCAGCTGGCCGACGACCTGGTCGCGCCCGACGACCGCGCGCGCGAGGTCTCCGAGGTCGTCGCTGCCAAGCCCTCGCTGCTGACGCGGCAGGGGCACGACGGTCGCGACACGACCGACCATGCCGGTGGTCGCGTGCGTGCGCAGCAGGGCCGGCTCGCGTCCTCGGCTGCGGCTGCACCCGCCATCACCACCTCGAGCGACTCGCCTGCCGACGTCGCGCCGAGCAAGCCCTCGCGGATCGATCGCAGCCGCGCGCGGGCGCTGGTGCGGACCGCTCGGCGTGCGCTCGCGGCCGGCGAGCGCGAGCGCGCGAGCGAGGGCTTCGAGCGCGCGCTCGCCCTCGACCCACGCAGCGCACCCGCGATGCTGGGCCTCAGCGAGATCCGCTTCGACGCCGGCGACCATGCGCGCGCGCTCCACTACGCGCGACGGGCCAGCCAGCTCGCGCCCAGCGACGCCGCCGTGTTGGTGCAGCTGGGCGACTGCTACTTCAAGGTGCTCGATCGCGAGGCCGCGCGCCGGGCGTACCAGCGCGCCGATGGCCTCGGTCACCGCGGTGCCGCCGAGCGCCTGCGTCGACTGGAGGGCTCGCGATGA
- a CDS encoding sigma-70 family RNA polymerase sigma factor: MQANALDARLPASGFRAVYRENLPLVRATIRRLGVPSWLEDDAVQDVFVVAHRRLDDFDGDRIDGWLVVIARRVAFRHRRSAQRHRRKLDALRTWMGFAPPERPWQAPEARVLLREMTRRLAAEQQQAFAWCEVEGYTAIEASQRYGVNPNTVSTRLRAARHELRRALVELPIDAAPRPGSARAHGLWLLWPRLLLGKAWPAAAAASWALVTAVAVISIIASFDRAAPMRRPSTAAPVVTASAPVPPPSVAAPVVELPAVAAPELARPEIPAPVARATTIRTPPPPAIPALPLLGAEQLAEAWRRLAAGEYDAARRLLDDHQQRHPDSPLDGTRARLRARLDAARDAAAR; this comes from the coding sequence ATGCAGGCCAACGCACTCGACGCACGACTGCCCGCAAGCGGGTTCAGGGCGGTCTACCGCGAGAACCTCCCGCTGGTGCGCGCGACGATCCGCCGGCTCGGCGTGCCGTCGTGGCTCGAGGACGACGCCGTGCAGGACGTGTTCGTGGTCGCCCATCGGCGACTCGACGACTTCGACGGCGATCGCATCGACGGCTGGCTGGTGGTGATCGCCCGGCGCGTGGCCTTCCGCCACCGTCGCAGCGCCCAGCGACACCGTCGCAAGCTCGACGCGCTGCGCACCTGGATGGGCTTCGCACCACCGGAGCGGCCCTGGCAGGCACCCGAGGCCCGCGTGCTGCTGCGCGAGATGACGCGGCGCCTGGCCGCGGAGCAGCAGCAAGCGTTCGCCTGGTGCGAGGTCGAGGGCTACACCGCGATCGAGGCCTCGCAGCGCTACGGCGTGAACCCCAACACCGTATCGACGCGGCTGCGGGCGGCACGTCACGAGCTGCGGCGCGCGCTCGTCGAGCTCCCGATCGACGCGGCGCCGCGTCCGGGTTCCGCACGCGCCCACGGTTTGTGGCTGCTGTGGCCACGCCTGCTGCTCGGCAAGGCGTGGCCGGCCGCCGCCGCCGCGAGCTGGGCGCTGGTGACCGCGGTCGCCGTGATCTCGATCATCGCGAGCTTCGACCGCGCGGCGCCGATGCGTCGGCCGAGCACCGCCGCGCCGGTGGTGACCGCGTCCGCTCCAGTCCCACCGCCGAGCGTCGCTGCGCCGGTGGTCGAGCTGCCCGCCGTCGCGGCACCGGAGCTCGCACGACCGGAGATCCCTGCGCCCGTGGCCCGCGCGACGACCATCCGCACGCCGCCGCCGCCGGCGATCCCGGCGCTGCCGCTGCTGGGCGCCGAGCAGCTGGCCGAGGCGTGGCGCCGCCTCGCCGCCGGTGAGTACGACGCCGCGCGACGGCTGCTCGACGATCACCAGCAGCGCCACCCCGACAGCCCACTCGATGGCACGCGGGCGCGACTGCGGGCGCGACTCGACGCCGCCCGCGACGCAGCTGCACGCTAG
- a CDS encoding helix-turn-helix transcriptional regulator: MRTPNSETDELQRATAALRARVAYNLRRLAKQRGLSIVRVCHFADVTRSAMYRALAGRASMTVGTIARLASALQVDPAELLAAVDGTGGAPE; encoded by the coding sequence GTGCGAACCCCGAACTCCGAAACGGACGAGCTCCAACGTGCGACCGCGGCGCTGCGTGCCCGCGTCGCGTACAACCTCCGTCGGCTCGCCAAGCAACGCGGGCTCTCGATCGTGCGCGTGTGTCACTTCGCCGACGTCACGCGCTCGGCCATGTACCGCGCGCTGGCTGGCCGCGCGTCGATGACGGTCGGCACCATCGCTCGACTCGCGAGCGCGCTGCAGGTCGACCCCGCCGAGCTACTCGCGGCGGTCGACGGCACCGGCGGTGCGCCCGAGTGA
- a CDS encoding PEGA domain-containing protein, which yields MTLALGVGGTARAAAPATRAPAAPADGTASRSPAPSPTATAPMQVLVAPAVVDGELSARDREALTASLRRALASTSYELLDDCGTPTCREAAARAHRVELQLRTGEHSFALELIARRPGEREPFASTSANCDICGFAELQELLSTRADALRRRLEGDGPVPATLAVTSTPRGATVRIDGEVVGVTPLERAVTPGVHQVELSQSGYFIKRTRITAARGVHERVHTTLDPAPRVNTRRILGATAIGVGAAAMAGGIGLLAIDGREIPRRCDASQRDADGDCRWVHRTQAGGLALTIAGAALAATGLGVLLVHRRGPRGEYALRATLSPKRVTLTMRF from the coding sequence ATGACCCTCGCGCTCGGCGTCGGCGGTACCGCTCGCGCGGCCGCTCCTGCGACGCGAGCTCCCGCCGCGCCCGCCGATGGGACCGCGTCGCGGTCGCCGGCCCCCTCGCCCACCGCGACCGCGCCCATGCAGGTGCTCGTGGCGCCCGCCGTGGTCGATGGCGAGCTGTCGGCACGCGACCGCGAGGCGCTGACGGCGAGCCTGCGCCGCGCACTCGCGTCGACGTCCTACGAGCTCCTCGACGACTGCGGGACCCCCACGTGCCGCGAGGCTGCCGCGCGAGCCCACCGCGTCGAGCTGCAGCTGCGCACCGGCGAGCACTCGTTCGCGCTCGAGCTGATCGCGCGCCGACCGGGCGAGCGCGAGCCGTTTGCCTCGACGTCCGCGAACTGCGACATCTGCGGGTTCGCCGAGCTGCAGGAGCTGCTGTCGACGCGGGCCGACGCGCTGCGACGACGCCTCGAGGGCGACGGGCCGGTCCCCGCCACCCTCGCGGTGACGAGCACCCCGCGCGGCGCGACCGTACGCATCGACGGTGAGGTGGTCGGGGTCACGCCGCTCGAGCGCGCAGTGACGCCGGGCGTACACCAGGTCGAGCTCTCGCAGTCGGGCTACTTCATCAAGCGCACCCGCATCACCGCCGCCCGTGGCGTCCACGAGCGCGTGCACACGACGCTCGACCCGGCGCCGCGCGTGAACACGCGGCGCATCCTCGGCGCCACCGCGATCGGCGTCGGCGCGGCCGCGATGGCCGGTGGTATCGGCCTGCTCGCGATCGACGGCCGCGAGATCCCGCGGCGCTGCGATGCGTCGCAGCGCGATGCCGACGGCGACTGTCGCTGGGTGCACCGCACGCAGGCCGGCGGTCTCGCGCTCACGATCGCCGGTGCTGCGCTCGCCGCCACCGGGCTCGGCGTGCTGCTCGTGCACCGCCGGGGCCCGCGGGGCGAGTACGCGCTGCGGGCCACACTCTCGCCCAAGCGCGTCACGTTGACGATGCGCTTCTGA